A region of Candidatus Omnitrophota bacterium DNA encodes the following proteins:
- a CDS encoding ORF6N domain-containing protein has product MSKKQVVQKSVSIVPVEIIHNKIFLIRGHKVMFDSDLAELYGVLTKQLTRQVRRNIERF; this is encoded by the coding sequence ATGTCCAAAAAGCAAGTTGTCCAGAAATCAGTAAGTATCGTGCCGGTAGAAATTATTCATAATAAGATTTTCTTGATCCGTGGACACAAGGTGATGTTCGATAGTGATTTGGCGGAACTTTATGGGGTGCTGACAAAACAATTAACTCGTCAAGTGCGCAGGAATATTGAGAGATTTC
- a CDS encoding GIY-YIG nuclease family protein, translating to MWYVYILETKDRRLYTGTTNDIPRRMQEHKDGKGGRFTRSFRFKGLLYTEEHLTKSSALKREKQVQSWTRHEKLVLIKGDLTY from the coding sequence ATGTGGTATGTTTATATTCTTGAAACAAAAGATCGCCGTCTTTATACCGGCACAACAAACGATATTCCCCGTCGCATGCAGGAGCACAAGGACGGCAAGGGTGGCCGATTCACCCGATCATTCAGGTTCAAAGGCCTGCTTTATACCGAAGAACACCTCACCAAATCCTCTGCTTTGAAACGCGAGAAGCAGGTTCAGAGTTGGACTCGCCACGAAAAGTTAGTCCTCATTAAGGGCGACTTGACTTACTAA
- a CDS encoding septum formation initiator family protein, protein MLKNAIWLFVLTVVVLAVFLPSYAKMQDLKQKNRAYVQQIADLHKRNAQLQQEKHLLETDPAYLEKVGRAKMGLIRQGETVYTAIPEATNTSRGGAAR, encoded by the coding sequence ATGCTTAAGAACGCCATTTGGCTTTTTGTTCTTACGGTTGTGGTCCTGGCGGTGTTTTTGCCGTCCTACGCCAAGATGCAGGATTTGAAGCAGAAGAACCGCGCGTATGTCCAGCAGATCGCGGACCTGCATAAGCGCAACGCGCAGTTGCAACAAGAGAAACATTTATTGGAAACAGACCCGGCGTATCTGGAGAAGGTCGGCCGCGCAAAGATGGGGCTGATACGTCAGGGAGAAACGGTTTACACGGCCATACCGGAGGCCACAAATACTTCGCGGGGTGGAGCAGCCCGGTAG